One region of Opitutaceae bacterium genomic DNA includes:
- a CDS encoding carbohydrate kinase family protein produces MRNGILAAGNWILDHVKIIDHWPAQDTLATISGQSAGNGGSPYNILVDLAILGASFPLHGAGLVGDDEDGRTIIADCRARGIDMKQVRPTRTAATSYTDVMTVRDTGRRTFFHQSGANALFDIEHVDLAATNAKLFHLGYLLLLDRLDLVMAGESRAGLLLKAARAAGLRTSVDCVSEDSDRFQTVVLPSLPHVDVLFANDFETEKLTGISLRREGRIDAAAVALAARRILEMGVRSWVVIHFPEAVHASQAGGAAIWQPSVLMEPAAIAGAAGAGDALAAGVLLGLHDDWPMEECLRLGVCAAAASLTHATCSTGVKPAAECLDLGRRLGFRSLPN; encoded by the coding sequence ATGCGCAACGGCATTCTGGCGGCTGGAAACTGGATCCTGGATCACGTCAAGATCATCGATCATTGGCCCGCGCAGGACACGCTGGCCACGATCTCGGGACAGTCTGCGGGCAATGGTGGATCGCCTTACAACATTCTGGTCGATCTGGCGATTTTGGGAGCCTCGTTTCCGCTGCATGGTGCAGGGCTGGTCGGAGACGATGAGGATGGGCGCACCATAATCGCGGATTGCCGGGCGCGGGGCATTGACATGAAGCAGGTGCGCCCGACCCGGACCGCGGCCACCAGCTACACGGATGTGATGACGGTTCGTGATACCGGGCGGCGCACTTTTTTCCATCAATCCGGAGCCAACGCGCTGTTCGACATTGAGCATGTTGATCTGGCGGCGACGAACGCGAAGCTGTTTCATCTTGGGTACCTCTTGCTGCTCGATCGTCTGGATCTCGTCATGGCCGGTGAATCCCGTGCCGGGCTGCTCCTGAAAGCGGCCAGGGCCGCGGGACTCAGGACTTCGGTCGACTGCGTCAGTGAGGACAGCGATCGTTTTCAAACCGTGGTCCTGCCATCGCTTCCGCATGTCGATGTGCTGTTTGCCAACGACTTCGAGACTGAGAAGCTGACCGGGATCAGCCTGCGGCGCGAGGGGCGGATCGACGCGGCGGCGGTTGCGCTTGCTGCGCGGAGGATCCTGGAGATGGGCGTGCGATCCTGGGTGGTGATCCATTTTCCCGAGGCCGTGCATGCATCGCAGGCGGGAGGGGCTGCGATCTGGCAGCCGAGCGTGCTCATGGAGCCGGCGGCGATCGCAGGGGCTGCCGGAGCTGGCGATGCGCTTGCGGCCGGAGTTCTCCTGGGTCTGCATGACGACTGGCCGATGGAGGAATGCCTGCGTCTCGGCGTTTGTGCCGCGGCAGCGTCGCTCACGCACGCCACTTGTTCGACTGGAGTGAAGCCCGCCGCGGAATGCCTGGATCTGGGAAGACGCCTGGGTTTCAGGAGCCTTCCGAATTGA
- the recN gene encoding DNA repair protein RecN codes for MLQSLHIRNLALLEEVSLDFDPGFTVVTGETGAGKSILLGAMSLLAGERADKSIIRQGAAACEVEASLHFKDSRRIDVLLESLGLPATDEGVLILKRSVTRDKAPKITVNGSLATLSALQALGECWIDFHGPSEPRRLLKDGCQLELLDLFGRSGAALETYREKYRTWRAKIAERDGMIAESRLSPDQLKYLENQLVRLDALDLEDGAIETLERDFQRLSRGKEIADLALVIAGGLAGEDGAGQRIAALVREGKALEAVDPSSGALVARLAGASLELNELSVEFERLAQELSLEPDQVEAVTSRMNAWLEVRRKYGGDIAAVIEAREELRQRLQAQGDFDGVMARLEGEIEACHEAAAKDAAELRRLREKAARELARIAAKGIAQLGFKKADFQIRLVPLEELGPDGDCRVEFLFSPNVGEAPLPLSRIASSGELARVMLALKTVLADLDAVPVLVFDEVDANVGGEIGSIVGEKMAAIARSHQVVCVTHLPQVAAQGDHHLVVTKDQDRDRAVVNIAPIEGNRKERVSELARMLGDRSAKSALAHADELLRLRRS; via the coding sequence ATGCTTCAGTCGCTCCATATCCGGAATCTGGCACTGCTTGAGGAGGTATCGCTCGATTTTGATCCGGGCTTCACAGTCGTGACCGGTGAGACGGGCGCGGGAAAGAGCATTCTTCTTGGAGCCATGAGTCTCCTGGCGGGGGAACGCGCCGACAAGAGCATCATTCGACAGGGGGCGGCGGCCTGCGAGGTTGAGGCGTCGCTGCACTTCAAGGATTCGCGGCGGATTGATGTGCTGCTGGAATCGCTTGGCCTTCCAGCGACAGATGAAGGCGTGCTGATCCTGAAACGGAGCGTGACTCGTGACAAGGCGCCGAAGATCACGGTTAACGGCAGCCTTGCGACGCTGTCCGCTCTTCAGGCGCTGGGCGAATGCTGGATTGATTTTCACGGACCGAGCGAACCCCGACGCCTGTTGAAGGACGGATGCCAGCTTGAGTTGCTCGATCTGTTCGGCAGGAGCGGGGCTGCGCTGGAAACCTATCGTGAGAAGTATCGGACGTGGCGTGCGAAGATCGCCGAGCGCGATGGCATGATTGCCGAGTCGCGGCTGTCGCCGGACCAGCTCAAGTATCTTGAGAACCAGCTCGTCCGGCTTGACGCCCTCGATCTGGAAGATGGTGCGATCGAGACGCTCGAGCGGGATTTTCAGAGGCTCAGCCGGGGGAAGGAAATCGCAGACCTGGCCCTTGTCATTGCCGGTGGCCTTGCGGGTGAGGATGGAGCCGGTCAACGAATCGCGGCGCTGGTTCGCGAAGGAAAGGCGCTTGAGGCAGTCGATCCCTCGAGCGGAGCACTTGTTGCGCGTCTTGCAGGGGCCTCTCTTGAACTCAATGAACTGAGTGTTGAATTTGAACGACTCGCCCAGGAACTCAGCCTTGAGCCGGATCAGGTTGAAGCCGTGACCTCACGAATGAACGCCTGGCTTGAGGTTCGACGCAAGTATGGCGGAGACATCGCAGCAGTCATTGAGGCTCGCGAGGAGTTGCGTCAACGGTTGCAGGCCCAGGGTGATTTTGATGGCGTGATGGCCCGGCTCGAAGGTGAAATCGAAGCTTGTCATGAGGCTGCAGCCAAGGACGCGGCTGAGCTTCGTCGCCTCCGCGAAAAGGCCGCCCGCGAACTGGCCAGGATCGCTGCGAAGGGCATCGCCCAGCTTGGCTTCAAGAAGGCGGATTTCCAAATCCGCCTGGTGCCGCTGGAGGAGCTCGGCCCCGATGGCGACTGTCGGGTGGAGTTTCTGTTTTCACCAAATGTGGGGGAGGCGCCGCTGCCCCTGAGCAGAATCGCCTCCAGCGGTGAGCTGGCGCGGGTGATGCTGGCGCTGAAAACGGTGCTTGCGGATCTGGATGCCGTGCCGGTCCTGGTATTTGATGAGGTGGACGCAAATGTCGGGGGGGAAATCGGGAGCATTGTCGGTGAAAAGATGGCAGCCATCGCCCGATCGCATCAGGTTGTGTGCGTGACGCACCTGCCGCAGGTCGCAGCGCAGGGTGACCATCACCTCGTTGTCACCAAGGATCAGGACAGGGACCGCGCGGTTGTGAACATCGCTCCCATCGAGGGGAACCGGAAGGAGCGGGTGAGCGAACTCGCGCGAATGCTGGGCGACCGCTCGGCGAAGAGCGCGTTGGCCCATGCGGACGAGTTGCTGCGCTTGCGGCGATCGTGA
- a CDS encoding methyltransferase domain-containing protein: protein MDSSDLEFWESRYVSGQTPWDLKGVPPGLTVFLKRGGERGTVLLPGCGMGHEVRAFHEAGWTPLAIDFSPAAVAGARSKLGALGALVRQADFFADDLGGSFDLIYERAFLCALSPERWPDYAARMAKLLRPGGTLAGFFYYGIDPDGPPFPLPRECAASLFSAFELRVDREIPPEESIALQAGFERWQEWTLRR, encoded by the coding sequence ATGGATAGCTCGGATCTGGAATTTTGGGAAAGTCGCTATGTTTCTGGTCAGACGCCTTGGGATCTGAAGGGAGTGCCTCCCGGTCTAACAGTCTTCCTGAAGCGGGGAGGGGAAAGGGGCACGGTTCTTCTGCCCGGCTGTGGCATGGGGCACGAGGTCAGGGCATTCCATGAAGCCGGATGGACGCCCCTGGCGATCGATTTTTCGCCCGCTGCCGTCGCCGGTGCGCGATCGAAGCTGGGTGCACTGGGTGCGTTGGTTCGTCAGGCCGACTTCTTCGCTGACGATCTTGGAGGGTCTTTCGATCTCATCTATGAACGGGCGTTTCTGTGTGCATTGTCACCTGAACGCTGGCCTGACTACGCAGCCCGGATGGCCAAACTGCTGCGTCCGGGCGGGACGCTTGCGGGCTTTTTCTACTACGGAATCGATCCTGACGGGCCGCCTTTCCCCTTGCCCAGGGAGTGCGCAGCCTCCCTTTTTTCGGCGTTCGAACTCCGGGTGGATCGTGAAATCCCGCCCGAAGAGTCCATTGCCCTTCAGGCCGGATTTGAACGCTGGCAGGAGTGGACCCTTCGCCGTTAG
- a CDS encoding Gfo/Idh/MocA family oxidoreductase encodes MNPETPPVRIGIIGGGLMGREAASAFARWFVLDGVPVRAELSAVCDLQPKLLDWFRQVPTVRLLTHDHRELLASKEVDVVYVAVPHHLHESIYLDVLRAGKDLLAEKPFGIDLAAARRVRDEAARLGRFVRVSSEFPFMPGVQRVYQLASSGALGRIITVKAGFLHSSDLDPAKPINWKRQTQFCGEIGVMGDLGMHVAHLLLRLGWSPVSLYAQLQKIYTTRPDGRGGIAACDTWDNATLHGNCRIGGESVPISLEMKRMAPTETNTWYLEILGTDRGVRYSTKEPKTLWTYRRDKEQWWEKTDLGFGTPFKTITGSIFEPGFPDVLMQMWAAFLAERAGVLEGRFACATPDEAVASHEWWAAALVSHREQRVVSLR; translated from the coding sequence ATGAATCCTGAAACTCCTCCCGTACGCATTGGCATCATTGGCGGCGGCCTCATGGGCCGCGAAGCAGCTTCGGCGTTTGCGCGCTGGTTTGTGCTCGATGGCGTTCCCGTGCGAGCCGAGCTGAGCGCCGTCTGCGATCTTCAGCCAAAACTGCTGGACTGGTTTCGGCAGGTTCCGACGGTGCGGCTGCTGACCCACGACCATCGCGAACTGCTCGCGTCCAAGGAGGTCGACGTGGTCTATGTCGCCGTCCCCCACCACCTGCACGAATCGATCTACCTCGACGTCCTGCGCGCGGGCAAGGACCTGCTCGCGGAGAAGCCCTTTGGCATCGACCTCGCGGCGGCGCGGCGCGTGCGCGACGAGGCGGCTCGGCTCGGCCGCTTTGTGCGTGTGTCGAGCGAGTTCCCCTTCATGCCGGGCGTGCAGCGGGTGTATCAGCTCGCCAGCTCAGGTGCGCTGGGCCGGATCATCACCGTCAAGGCGGGTTTCCTGCATTCGAGCGACCTCGATCCCGCCAAGCCGATCAATTGGAAGCGGCAGACACAGTTTTGCGGCGAGATCGGCGTCATGGGCGACCTCGGCATGCATGTCGCGCACCTGCTCCTGCGGCTCGGATGGAGTCCCGTGTCACTCTACGCGCAGCTGCAGAAGATCTACACCACGCGTCCCGATGGCAGGGGCGGCATCGCTGCCTGCGACACGTGGGACAACGCCACGCTTCATGGAAACTGCAGAATCGGCGGTGAGTCCGTTCCGATTTCGCTGGAAATGAAGCGCATGGCGCCGACTGAAACCAACACCTGGTACCTGGAGATCCTGGGGACCGATCGCGGTGTCCGCTATTCAACCAAGGAGCCCAAGACGCTCTGGACCTATCGGCGCGACAAGGAGCAGTGGTGGGAAAAGACTGACCTTGGTTTCGGCACACCGTTCAAGACGATCACGGGCTCCATATTCGAGCCTGGCTTTCCGGATGTTCTCATGCAGATGTGGGCCGCGTTCCTGGCGGAGCGGGCGGGGGTGCTTGAGGGTCGTTTTGCCTGCGCCACGCCGGATGAGGCCGTGGCTTCGCACGAGTGGTGGGCCGCGGCCCTGGTCTCGCATCGCGAACAGCGGGTTGTCTCCCTTCGATAG
- a CDS encoding DNA topoisomerase 3 has translation MKSLVIAEKPSVAADLARALGKIPKKGDVYENDQYVIAAAVGHLVELEMPEDIDKKKYGFWRLEALPIIPEKFGLKPIADSKSRFDLLKKLLARKDIFQVINACDAGREGELIFVYIYQLAKSKLPVKRAWMQTMTSGGIQEAFHNLREGAQMAGLADAARCRSESDWLIGINGTRAITKRMFGSRAGNVASVGRVQTPTLAIVFARELEIRNFRARPFWRVTAQFQVEKGTYEGVYQRPDFKRTESDDQDRIDRIWDQAAAEAVTAACKGHPAAIVTEEKKSSSQASPRLYDLTTLQREANNRFGLPARRTLQIAQALYERHKVITYPRTDSRALPEDYIPTCRETLTALGGDLARHARTVLDQGWLRPNKRIFNNAQISDHFAIIPTSTEPASLDEMEAKVYDMIARRFVAVFHPAAEFDVTTRTSTVARKHAFKTEGKVLTAPGWLAVYGKTTVDEDSPDSKALPALSPGDNSQATTTEARLHAETTKPPPRYTEATLLSAMEGAGKLIDDEDFAEAMKERGLGTPATRADTIDGLINQKYLERNQRELVPTTKAESLLEFLSAVKADALTKPDMTGQWEYKLREMEHGRFPRDTFMAEIVEVTKGLVERTKAFEEDDSNSRLTEIISPTDSKPMFETLRGYKSQDGMLMVYKVMGGRKLEESEVAQLVSAGEVGPLDGFVSAKTGNRFPSKIRIVDDEKNQGKKKAELDFGNKVDVNTLAPFWSDPKTGAELCEAPTSYILRERDGDGWAEKFKVGRLMCQKPITREHAIQLVGNQKTELIQGFISKKGRPFDAYLLRQGARIAWEFPPRKPREGAKNADGTPRAPRKKTPLDLSKARKVGESKTHDGDLFETADAYVVAKSNADGSPRTVFEMKRQICGKEIPLEEVERLLETGRTGLIEGLISKRGTSFSAYFVLSKDKKKTEFEFPPR, from the coding sequence ATGAAATCTCTTGTCATTGCCGAGAAGCCTTCCGTTGCGGCCGACCTCGCGCGTGCACTCGGCAAAATCCCCAAGAAAGGGGACGTGTATGAAAATGACCAATACGTGATCGCCGCCGCCGTCGGACATCTCGTGGAACTCGAGATGCCGGAGGATATCGACAAGAAGAAATACGGTTTCTGGCGCCTTGAGGCCCTGCCCATCATTCCCGAGAAATTCGGACTGAAGCCAATTGCAGATTCAAAGTCGCGCTTCGATCTCCTCAAGAAGCTCCTCGCGCGAAAGGATATTTTCCAGGTCATCAACGCCTGTGACGCCGGTCGGGAAGGCGAGCTGATATTTGTCTACATCTACCAATTGGCAAAATCCAAGCTACCGGTGAAGCGCGCGTGGATGCAAACCATGACATCCGGAGGCATCCAGGAAGCATTTCACAACCTTCGCGAAGGCGCCCAGATGGCAGGACTTGCCGACGCCGCCCGCTGTCGCTCGGAAAGCGACTGGCTGATCGGCATCAATGGCACTCGAGCCATCACCAAGCGCATGTTCGGATCGCGCGCGGGAAATGTCGCCTCGGTCGGTCGCGTCCAGACACCCACGCTTGCCATTGTTTTTGCTCGCGAACTCGAAATCCGCAATTTTCGCGCCCGCCCCTTCTGGCGGGTCACCGCCCAGTTTCAGGTGGAAAAAGGCACCTACGAGGGCGTTTACCAGCGGCCCGATTTCAAACGGACCGAAAGCGACGACCAGGACCGCATTGATCGCATCTGGGACCAGGCGGCAGCCGAGGCCGTGACGGCCGCCTGCAAGGGCCATCCCGCAGCAATTGTCACGGAGGAGAAAAAGTCCTCAAGCCAGGCCAGTCCCCGACTCTACGACCTTACCACCCTCCAGCGGGAGGCGAACAACCGTTTCGGCCTGCCCGCGCGGCGCACGCTCCAGATCGCCCAGGCGCTCTACGAACGCCACAAGGTCATCACCTATCCTCGTACTGATTCACGCGCACTGCCCGAGGACTATATCCCAACCTGCCGCGAAACGCTGACCGCCCTTGGCGGCGACCTCGCCCGCCACGCCAGAACCGTTCTCGATCAGGGCTGGCTGCGCCCGAACAAGCGCATCTTCAACAACGCGCAGATTTCAGACCACTTCGCCATCATTCCCACAAGCACCGAGCCAGCGTCCCTGGATGAAATGGAGGCGAAGGTCTACGATATGATCGCCAGGCGCTTTGTCGCGGTTTTCCACCCTGCGGCGGAATTCGATGTCACTACGCGCACCAGCACGGTTGCTCGGAAGCACGCATTCAAGACCGAGGGCAAGGTGCTCACTGCCCCCGGCTGGCTTGCCGTCTATGGAAAGACCACCGTCGACGAGGATTCGCCGGATTCCAAGGCGCTTCCCGCCCTTTCGCCGGGGGACAATTCCCAGGCGACGACGACCGAGGCCCGACTGCACGCCGAGACCACCAAGCCCCCCCCGCGCTATACCGAAGCTACACTCCTTTCGGCAATGGAGGGTGCGGGCAAACTGATCGACGACGAGGATTTCGCCGAGGCCATGAAGGAACGCGGACTCGGAACTCCGGCGACACGGGCCGATACAATCGACGGACTGATCAACCAGAAGTACCTTGAAAGAAACCAGCGAGAACTGGTCCCGACGACCAAGGCGGAATCATTGCTCGAATTTCTTTCCGCTGTGAAGGCGGACGCCCTCACCAAACCTGACATGACCGGCCAGTGGGAATACAAGCTGCGCGAGATGGAGCATGGACGGTTTCCGCGCGACACCTTCATGGCTGAGATTGTCGAGGTCACCAAAGGGCTCGTCGAGCGCACCAAGGCATTCGAGGAGGACGATTCCAACTCCCGGCTCACGGAGATCATTTCACCCACGGATTCAAAACCCATGTTCGAGACGCTCCGAGGGTACAAGTCGCAGGACGGAATGTTGATGGTCTACAAGGTCATGGGCGGACGAAAACTCGAGGAGTCTGAGGTTGCCCAGCTCGTTTCCGCGGGCGAGGTCGGCCCGCTCGATGGTTTCGTTTCAGCCAAGACGGGCAATCGGTTTCCATCAAAGATCAGAATCGTCGACGACGAGAAGAATCAGGGCAAAAAGAAGGCCGAACTGGATTTCGGCAACAAGGTCGATGTCAACACGCTCGCGCCTTTCTGGAGCGACCCCAAAACCGGTGCCGAACTCTGTGAGGCCCCAACAAGCTACATCCTGCGCGAACGCGACGGCGACGGCTGGGCGGAAAAGTTCAAGGTGGGTCGGCTGATGTGCCAGAAGCCCATCACTCGGGAACACGCCATTCAGCTCGTCGGAAATCAAAAGACCGAACTTATCCAGGGTTTCATTTCCAAGAAGGGGCGCCCATTTGATGCGTACCTGCTTCGCCAGGGAGCCAGGATCGCGTGGGAATTCCCCCCCAGAAAACCACGGGAAGGGGCAAAGAACGCCGACGGAACCCCGCGTGCGCCCCGAAAGAAGACCCCGCTCGATCTCTCCAAAGCCCGCAAGGTTGGAGAGAGCAAGACTCACGACGGTGACCTGTTCGAAACAGCGGACGCCTACGTTGTCGCCAAATCAAACGCTGATGGATCGCCCCGCACCGTCTTCGAAATGAAGAGGCAGATTTGCGGAAAGGAGATCCCGCTGGAAGAGGTTGAGCGTCTGCTCGAAACGGGGCGCACGGGCCTTATCGAGGGCCTGATTTCGAAGCGGGGAACCTCTTTCAGCGCCTACTTTGTCCTGTCCAAGGACAAAAAAAAGACGGAGTTCGAGTTTCCTCCGCGCTAG
- a CDS encoding PIN domain-containing protein, whose protein sequence is MNGLRAVMDTNVLVAAFRSRRGASFELLQRLRRGEWTTMLSNHLLYEYEELLRRDDELRLSSADVDSILNFVCARGEEWPLTPGWTPVLPDADDEPLVQLAHESGALLLVSFNTRHLLPSEALGVRALKPAEFLSMLKLQPES, encoded by the coding sequence ATGAATGGCCTTCGAGCGGTTATGGACACGAATGTGCTGGTTGCGGCTTTCCGCTCTCGGCGGGGCGCTTCTTTCGAGCTGCTTCAGCGGTTACGGCGCGGAGAGTGGACAACGATGTTGAGCAATCATTTGCTGTACGAGTACGAGGAATTGTTGAGGCGCGACGACGAGTTGAGGCTTTCAAGTGCGGACGTTGACAGTATCTTGAATTTTGTTTGCGCGCGCGGCGAGGAGTGGCCGCTTACACCGGGTTGGACGCCCGTCCTTCCGGATGCGGACGATGAACCATTGGTCCAACTGGCACATGAATCCGGAGCACTGCTGCTCGTCAGCTTCAATACGCGGCATCTTCTGCCATCGGAAGCGCTTGGGGTTCGGGCCTTGAAACCGGCGGAATTCCTCAGCATGTTAAAGTTGCAGCCCGAATCATGA
- a CDS encoding metallophosphoesterase → MLIISDIHGCHRTLMRLLRKCPDEPIVLAGDLMDRGPSSREVVEFAMQEGVPTVLGNHDDLMLEFVKTKSAMARFDWMSNGGEETLRSWGGAIPETVISWFEELPFYLTFGRLLVSHTGHGLVAKKDRFSALWSRDFCFPDDGWFRVFGHTQQLEPVVTDSYACIDTGAAYGGQLTALHWPSLRIFQQKYDESPL, encoded by the coding sequence ATGCTCATCATATCCGACATTCACGGCTGCCATCGCACTCTGATGCGGTTGCTCAGGAAATGCCCGGACGAGCCCATCGTCCTGGCTGGCGACCTGATGGATCGCGGACCTTCCTCCCGGGAGGTGGTTGAGTTCGCCATGCAAGAAGGAGTGCCGACCGTCCTCGGAAATCACGACGATCTCATGCTGGAGTTCGTAAAGACGAAATCGGCAATGGCGCGTTTCGACTGGATGAGCAATGGAGGTGAGGAGACGCTGCGATCGTGGGGTGGCGCCATACCGGAGACGGTCATCTCCTGGTTTGAAGAGCTGCCCTTCTATCTGACGTTTGGACGCCTCCTGGTATCGCACACGGGACACGGACTGGTGGCGAAGAAGGATCGGTTTTCAGCGCTCTGGTCGCGGGACTTCTGTTTTCCGGACGATGGCTGGTTCCGGGTTTTTGGGCATACCCAGCAATTGGAGCCCGTCGTAACCGACTCCTATGCCTGCATCGACACTGGTGCCGCCTATGGCGGCCAGTTGACCGCGCTTCACTGGCCAAGCCTGCGGATCTTTCAGCAGAAGTACGACGAGTCGCCGCTGTAG
- a CDS encoding ketose-bisphosphate aldolase, giving the protein MIVTTAQLFKHAYGKYAVGAYNINNAEQAMGLFKGALLSKAPFIIQISKGARNYTDKRMLEAIIRAAGEIFPEAIFAVHLDHGDEATCYDCINSGFFSSVMIDASHDPFDKNVEITKRVVEAAHKKGISVEAELGMLGGVEEDIKVEDGHATLTNPAEAEEFVKRTHCDSLACAIGTSHGAFKFKGKQSLHFDVLEKIKARLPGFPLVMHGSSSVPQDEVARINAAGGTIKDSTGVDTAEYLPAAKLGVTKINIDTDGRLVWTRVHREFFRDKPAEFDFRPPGKMFMEEYAKFIASRNQLLGSANQLDDLRASLKK; this is encoded by the coding sequence ATGATCGTAACCACCGCTCAGCTCTTCAAACACGCCTACGGCAAATACGCCGTCGGTGCCTACAACATCAACAACGCCGAACAGGCCATGGGTCTGTTCAAGGGCGCTCTTCTCTCCAAGGCCCCTTTCATCATCCAGATCTCCAAAGGCGCCCGCAACTACACCGACAAGCGCATGCTTGAGGCGATCATACGCGCGGCCGGCGAGATTTTTCCGGAGGCGATCTTCGCCGTTCATCTCGACCACGGCGACGAGGCGACCTGCTATGACTGCATAAATTCCGGCTTCTTCAGCTCTGTGATGATCGACGCCTCACACGATCCGTTCGACAAGAACGTCGAGATCACAAAACGGGTCGTCGAGGCCGCCCACAAGAAAGGCATATCCGTCGAGGCCGAGCTGGGCATGCTCGGCGGAGTCGAGGAGGACATCAAGGTTGAGGACGGACATGCCACCCTCACCAACCCAGCCGAGGCGGAGGAGTTCGTCAAACGCACCCACTGCGACTCACTGGCCTGCGCCATCGGGACCTCGCACGGCGCATTCAAGTTCAAGGGGAAACAGTCGCTGCATTTTGACGTGCTGGAAAAAATCAAGGCTCGCCTGCCCGGCTTTCCACTCGTCATGCACGGGTCCTCCTCTGTCCCGCAGGACGAGGTTGCACGCATCAACGCCGCCGGCGGCACGATCAAGGACTCCACAGGCGTAGACACCGCCGAATACCTGCCCGCGGCCAAACTCGGCGTGACGAAGATCAACATCGACACCGATGGCCGTCTCGTCTGGACACGCGTGCACCGCGAATTCTTCCGCGACAAGCCCGCCGAGTTCGACTTCCGTCCGCCCGGCAAGATGTTCATGGAGGAATACGCGAAGTTCATCGCCAGCCGCAACCAACTCCTGGGTTCGGCAAACCAGCTCGATGACCTGCGTGCATCGCTGAAGAAGTAA
- a CDS encoding alkaline phosphatase family protein, translated as MKQFAYSRSRFSRFLWVLPTFVLLFGAPAASAVSHLKTRNVILINSDGLRWQEVFSGADSALIPKPPVGIATSRLYLRDTPEARREILMPFFWNVIAKQGQLYGNRTKGSTVEVTNNQWFSYPGRNEYLTGFDDPRITSNSKIPNSNVTVLEWLHHKPAFQGSVAAFSAWDVVPFIINRDRCGFPVMGGWEEVPKQMHGPRMELLNQLIRDTTPANDAELYDSFLYQAAHEYLVTKHPRVMYIDFLETDHWGHAGRYDLLLRAAHEFDDYVRRIWETVQSSRQYRNKTTLILVTDHGRGNAPDEWKSHGRKIEGAQYIWMGFLGPDTPPLGERSNCQTLTQSQVAATLTAYLGEDYNQSEPRAALPVAEALPSSR; from the coding sequence ATGAAACAATTTGCATATTCGCGCAGCCGATTCAGCCGGTTTCTATGGGTCCTTCCCACGTTTGTCCTGCTGTTTGGCGCACCTGCCGCTTCTGCTGTCTCCCACCTGAAAACCCGAAACGTCATCCTTATCAACAGCGACGGTCTGCGATGGCAGGAAGTGTTCTCCGGCGCAGATTCAGCTCTCATTCCGAAACCGCCAGTTGGCATCGCGACCAGCAGGCTTTACCTGCGCGATACACCTGAAGCCCGGCGCGAAATTCTGATGCCCTTTTTCTGGAATGTCATCGCTAAGCAGGGACAGCTCTACGGCAACCGAACCAAGGGAAGCACGGTCGAGGTGACCAACAACCAGTGGTTTTCCTATCCGGGTCGAAACGAATATCTAACCGGATTCGACGATCCACGAATCACCAGCAATTCAAAGATACCGAATTCGAATGTGACCGTGCTGGAGTGGCTGCACCACAAACCTGCCTTTCAAGGCTCCGTGGCCGCATTCAGCGCCTGGGACGTCGTGCCTTTCATCATCAATCGCGATCGTTGCGGCTTTCCGGTGATGGGCGGCTGGGAGGAGGTTCCCAAACAGATGCACGGTCCGCGCATGGAGTTGTTGAATCAATTGATTCGGGACACGACCCCCGCGAACGACGCCGAGCTTTACGATTCATTCCTCTACCAGGCCGCGCATGAATATCTTGTCACCAAGCATCCCCGCGTCATGTACATCGACTTTCTGGAAACCGACCATTGGGGACACGCCGGACGCTACGATCTCTTGCTTCGGGCCGCGCACGAATTTGATGACTACGTGCGACGGATCTGGGAGACGGTTCAGTCCTCGAGACAGTATCGAAACAAGACCACGCTGATCCTGGTCACCGACCATGGACGCGGAAATGCCCCCGATGAATGGAAAAGCCATGGGCGAAAGATCGAGGGCGCGCAGTACATTTGGATGGGTTTCCTCGGTCCCGACACCCCGCCACTCGGGGAGCGAAGCAACTGCCAGACCCTCACACAGAGCCAGGTGGCGGCGACACTGACGGCGTATCTGGGAGAGGACTACAATCAATCCGAACCCCGCGCGGCACTGCCCGTGGCGGAGGCACTGCCATCATCCAGATAG